A region of Thermobifida halotolerans DNA encodes the following proteins:
- a CDS encoding sensor histidine kinase, whose protein sequence is MTTTGTATMTTDRPGGGRRYRMPARVRIMTWVVLLMAAVLALVNIVVWQTLETEVSERVDRALDQEMAEFEEFAAAGVDPRTGESFTDLDSLFRVHLSRQHPDRHEIIFGHVDRAPGATVPTGRVRQGQEPLFDASADADTLEAVLTSPHGRGSVQTPEGGLRWAKLRVAPPDGADVPGGWFVVGYFVDADRADIHRFLRVLLLVSAVGLVLAGSAAWWVSGRILAPVRLVRQAAAQITEEDLTRRIDVTGNDDVAALAEQFNAMLDRLEEAFSTQRRFVDDASHELRTPITIVRGHLELMGDDPEERREVVRLVTDELDRMARIVEDLLLLAKAQRPDFLHCAKVSLAELTSDIDAKVRALGHRDWRLDEVGEGVVHLDPQRVTQAAVQLASNAVRHTGPGDTVVLGSALTERDGVRTAELWVRDSGPGVAPGDRERIFERFARGETARGDRPGAGLGLAIVRAIAEAHNGEVRLRSAPGAGAEFTLILPADEGST, encoded by the coding sequence ATGACGACGACCGGGACGGCGACGATGACGACTGACCGTCCCGGGGGCGGACGCCGCTACCGGATGCCCGCCCGGGTGCGGATCATGACGTGGGTCGTCCTGCTCATGGCCGCCGTGCTGGCTCTGGTGAACATCGTCGTGTGGCAGACGCTGGAGACCGAGGTCAGTGAACGGGTCGACCGGGCGCTCGACCAGGAGATGGCGGAGTTCGAGGAGTTCGCCGCCGCCGGGGTCGACCCCCGCACCGGCGAGAGCTTCACCGACCTGGACAGCCTGTTCCGGGTCCACCTGAGCCGCCAGCACCCCGACCGGCACGAGATCATCTTCGGCCACGTCGACCGGGCTCCCGGCGCCACCGTGCCCACCGGCCGCGTCCGCCAGGGGCAGGAGCCGCTGTTCGACGCCTCCGCCGACGCCGACACCCTCGAAGCGGTCCTCACCTCGCCCCACGGCAGGGGATCGGTCCAGACCCCCGAGGGCGGACTGCGGTGGGCCAAACTCCGCGTCGCGCCACCGGACGGCGCGGACGTGCCGGGCGGCTGGTTCGTCGTCGGCTACTTCGTCGACGCCGACCGAGCCGACATACACCGGTTCCTGCGCGTCCTGCTGCTGGTCAGCGCGGTCGGTCTGGTACTGGCCGGAAGCGCCGCCTGGTGGGTGTCCGGACGCATCCTGGCCCCCGTCCGCCTGGTGCGCCAGGCCGCCGCGCAGATCACCGAGGAGGACCTGACCCGCCGCATCGACGTCACCGGCAACGACGACGTCGCCGCGCTCGCCGAGCAGTTCAACGCCATGCTCGACCGGCTGGAGGAGGCGTTCTCCACGCAGCGCCGCTTCGTCGACGACGCCAGCCACGAACTGCGCACCCCCATCACCATCGTGCGCGGCCACCTGGAGCTGATGGGCGACGACCCGGAGGAGCGCCGCGAGGTGGTGCGGCTGGTCACCGACGAACTGGACCGCATGGCGCGCATCGTCGAGGACCTGCTGCTGCTCGCCAAGGCGCAGCGCCCCGACTTCCTGCACTGCGCGAAGGTGTCACTGGCCGAGCTGACCAGCGACATCGACGCCAAGGTGCGGGCGCTGGGCCACCGGGACTGGCGCCTCGACGAGGTCGGTGAGGGCGTCGTGCACCTGGACCCGCAGCGCGTCACGCAGGCCGCGGTGCAGTTGGCCAGCAACGCCGTGCGGCACACCGGTCCCGGCGACACCGTCGTCCTCGGCTCGGCGCTGACCGAGCGGGACGGGGTCCGGACGGCCGAGCTGTGGGTGCGCGACTCCGGCCCCGGAGTCGCTCCCGGCGACCGGGAGCGGATCTTCGAGCGGTTCGCGCGGGGGGAGACGGCGCGCGGCGACCGCCCCGGCGCCGGACTGGGCCTGGCCATCGTGCGGGCCATCGCCGAGGCCCACAACGGCGAGGTGCGGCTGCGCTCCGCCCCGGGCGCCGGGGCGGAGTTCACCCTCATCCTGCCCGCGGACGAAGGGAGCACGTGA
- a CDS encoding response regulator transcription factor, with protein MGRILIAEDEERIASFVRKGLGANGFTSTVVDSAGAAVDYALTGDFDLMVLDLGLPDADGFTVLRRLREEGSTLPILILTARDGVRDTVNGLEMGAADYMTKPFRFEELLARIRLRMRAERSVESTVLRVGDLALDLRTRRASTDSATVDLTAREFALLELFLRHHDQVLSRQQILSHVWGYDYDPGSNVVDVFVRALRRKIGAHRIETVRGMGYRLG; from the coding sequence ATGGGACGCATCCTGATCGCCGAGGACGAGGAGCGCATCGCGTCGTTCGTCCGCAAGGGGCTGGGCGCCAACGGGTTCACCAGCACCGTGGTGGACAGCGCGGGCGCGGCCGTCGACTACGCCCTCACCGGCGACTTCGACCTCATGGTCCTCGACCTGGGGTTGCCCGACGCCGACGGCTTCACGGTGCTGCGGCGGCTGCGGGAGGAGGGCTCCACCCTGCCGATCCTCATCCTCACCGCCCGCGACGGGGTGCGCGACACCGTCAACGGGCTGGAGATGGGCGCCGCCGACTACATGACCAAGCCGTTCCGTTTCGAGGAGCTGCTGGCGCGGATCCGGCTGCGGATGCGCGCCGAGCGCAGCGTGGAGTCGACCGTGCTGCGCGTCGGGGACCTCGCCCTGGACCTGCGCACCCGCCGCGCCTCCACCGACAGCGCCACCGTGGACCTGACTGCCCGCGAGTTCGCCCTGCTGGAGCTGTTCCTGCGGCACCACGACCAGGTGCTGTCGCGCCAGCAGATCCTCTCCCACGTGTGGGGCTACGACTACGACCCCGGGTCCAACGTGGTCGACGTCTTCGTCCGGGCGCTGCGCAGGAAGATCGGCGCCCACCGCATCGAGACCGTCCGGGGGATGGGTTACCGGCTCGGATGA
- a CDS encoding DUF4956 domain-containing protein has product MNIWCALAVDLVAVAVLGHLLYFRRHGRRDLLFAYTALNVGVFAAVAVLLAAGVGLAVGFGLFGVLSIIRLRSDSVTQTEVAYYFTAIALGLVNSTAKDAPLLLLGLDAVLLVVVFAADHPRLLPRTCRRTVTLDVVHRSPDMLRADLETRLGGTVCALTVVEVDYVRDLMVVDVRFRASERSGAEAVRGGSAGAGRR; this is encoded by the coding sequence ATGAACATCTGGTGTGCTCTCGCTGTCGACCTGGTGGCCGTCGCCGTTCTCGGACACCTCCTGTACTTCCGTCGGCACGGCCGCCGCGACCTGCTGTTCGCCTACACCGCGCTGAACGTCGGGGTCTTCGCGGCCGTGGCGGTGCTGCTGGCGGCCGGTGTCGGGCTCGCGGTGGGCTTCGGGCTCTTCGGGGTGCTGTCGATCATCCGGCTGCGGTCGGACTCCGTCACCCAGACCGAGGTCGCCTACTACTTCACCGCGATCGCGCTGGGCCTGGTGAACTCGACGGCCAAGGACGCGCCCCTGCTGCTGCTCGGACTCGACGCGGTGCTGCTCGTCGTGGTGTTCGCCGCCGACCATCCCCGGCTGCTGCCGCGGACGTGCAGGCGGACGGTCACCCTGGACGTGGTGCACCGCAGTCCGGACATGCTCCGCGCCGACCTGGAGACGCGGCTGGGCGGCACGGTCTGCGCGCTCACCGTCGTCGAGGTGGACTACGTCCGCGACCTCATGGTCGTCGACGTGCGGTTCCGCGCCTCGGAGCGGTCCGGGGCCGAGGCCGTGCGCGGGGGCTCGGCCGGGGCGGGGCGGCGGTGA
- a CDS encoding polyphosphate polymerase domain-containing protein → MTAPAVAAALRPVSLEEVNALAPLTLRSCRKYVVPASLVPVLVDHLAPGFGVLGDGGRTVFRYSSTYLDTPDLLTFRQHRQGRRRRFKIRTRSYLDSGLTMLEVKLKGARGVTDKRRTVHDGRPGELTPAAARFLRDVMDGYGAELPRPLRVSAVTDYRRTTLVAFSGAERVTCDTGLVCAHAGQTAAMREDLALLEVKTRGGVTGVERLLHRHGLRPVGFSKYAAAVAVVNPGLGGNRWSRVLRRCFDRL, encoded by the coding sequence GTGACCGCGCCCGCGGTCGCGGCGGCGCTGCGCCCGGTGTCGCTGGAGGAGGTCAACGCCCTGGCGCCGCTGACGCTGCGCTCCTGTCGCAAGTACGTCGTCCCCGCCTCGCTCGTCCCCGTTCTCGTCGACCACCTGGCGCCCGGCTTCGGGGTGCTCGGCGACGGCGGTCGCACGGTGTTCCGCTACTCCTCCACCTACCTGGACACCCCCGACCTGCTGACCTTCCGCCAGCACCGGCAGGGGCGGCGGCGCAGGTTCAAGATCCGCACGCGCAGTTACCTGGACTCGGGGCTGACCATGCTGGAGGTCAAGCTGAAGGGGGCGCGGGGGGTCACGGACAAGCGCCGCACCGTCCACGACGGACGCCCCGGTGAACTGACCCCCGCGGCGGCGCGGTTCCTGCGGGACGTCATGGACGGCTACGGCGCCGAACTGCCCCGGCCGCTGCGGGTGTCGGCGGTGACGGACTACCGGCGTACCACGCTGGTGGCGTTCTCCGGTGCCGAACGCGTCACCTGCGACACCGGCCTGGTGTGCGCGCACGCCGGGCAGACGGCCGCGATGCGTGAGGACCTGGCGCTGCTGGAGGTCAAGACCCGGGGCGGGGTGACCGGCGTCGAGCGCCTGCTGCACCGCCACGGACTGCGCCCGGTGGGGTTCAGCAAGTACGCGGCGGCGGTGGCCGTCGTCAACCCCGGGCTGGGCGGCAACCGGTGGAGCCGTGTGCTGCGCCGCTGCTTCGACCGGCTCTGA
- a CDS encoding RNA polymerase sigma factor SigF translates to MTTNSTTARRRSPAQRRGGSVRPPAHQSRNTGQAERLLAALAAHHGDEEACARIRDELVRLYTPLVRREARRYRNRGEPMDDLYQVGMLGLMKAIKGFDPSFGKPFVAYLLPMVTGELKRHFRDTTWAVRVPRVHQERRSELNRVIAEFTQKHGRTPTTREIAEALELDMEAAIELIDASSAYSALSLDMPFGEADDESALGDTLGSADGDLENVVDRTSLKDALDHLPERERRVILLRFFGNKTQSEIAADVGLSQMHVSRLLSQTLRQLRRELLS, encoded by the coding sequence ATGACCACCAACAGCACGACGGCACGCCGCCGTAGCCCCGCCCAGCGCCGCGGCGGGTCGGTTCGCCCCCCCGCGCACCAGTCCCGCAACACCGGACAGGCGGAACGGCTGCTGGCCGCGCTGGCGGCCCACCACGGAGACGAGGAGGCCTGCGCGAGGATCCGGGACGAACTGGTACGGCTGTACACGCCCCTGGTACGCCGTGAGGCACGCCGCTACCGCAACCGGGGCGAGCCGATGGACGACCTCTACCAGGTCGGCATGCTCGGCCTGATGAAGGCCATCAAGGGATTCGACCCCTCGTTCGGCAAGCCGTTCGTCGCCTACCTGCTGCCGATGGTGACCGGAGAGCTCAAACGGCACTTCCGCGACACCACCTGGGCGGTCCGGGTGCCACGCGTCCACCAGGAGCGGCGCAGCGAACTCAACCGGGTGATCGCCGAGTTCACCCAGAAGCACGGACGCACCCCGACCACCAGGGAGATCGCCGAGGCGCTGGAACTCGACATGGAGGCCGCCATCGAACTGATCGACGCCTCCTCCGCCTACAGCGCCCTCTCCCTCGACATGCCCTTCGGCGAGGCCGACGACGAGTCCGCCCTCGGCGACACCCTGGGATCGGCCGACGGCGACCTGGAGAACGTGGTCGACCGCACCTCGCTCAAGGACGCCCTCGACCACCTGCCCGAACGCGAACGCCGCGTCATCCTGCTGCGGTTCTTCGGCAACAAGACCCAGAGCGAGATCGCGGCCGACGTGGGCCTGTCCCAGATGCACGTCTCCCGCCTGCTGTCGCAGACCCTTCGGCAGTTGCGCCGTGAACTCCTCTCCTGA
- a CDS encoding alpha/beta fold hydrolase — protein sequence MPDLPRPVAEALTREPVRGRTEVAGRGISWLSWGRPGRRPLVFVHGGAAHAWWWSFTAPLFADTHHVVALDLSGHGDSDRRDAYLFTTWATEVLSVARAQPSDARPILVGHSMGGMVAMFAAQRSSADLAAVVAVDAPLRRPVNGVNAAYARHRSYPSREEATARFRPLPKQPTAQPRLVRHVAEHSVTDTGSGWTFKFDLRMFARGQADRPDDLGAGMPLVRCPFGVVVGELGVVPPEERERLAAFTRGDATRPPSSYVEITGGHHHLMFDRPLELVGALRRLVAAVDPEAGE from the coding sequence ATGCCGGACCTTCCCCGGCCGGTGGCCGAGGCGCTCACGCGGGAACCGGTCAGGGGGCGCACAGAGGTCGCGGGCCGCGGCATCTCCTGGCTCTCCTGGGGCCGACCGGGGAGGCGGCCGCTGGTCTTCGTCCACGGCGGCGCCGCCCACGCGTGGTGGTGGAGCTTCACCGCCCCGCTGTTCGCCGACACCCACCACGTGGTCGCCCTCGACCTGTCCGGCCACGGCGACAGCGACCGGCGCGACGCGTACCTCTTCACCACCTGGGCCACCGAGGTGCTGTCCGTGGCGCGGGCCCAGCCCTCCGACGCCAGGCCGATCCTCGTCGGCCACTCGATGGGCGGCATGGTGGCGATGTTCGCCGCCCAGCGCTCCAGTGCCGACCTCGCCGCGGTGGTCGCGGTCGACGCGCCGCTGCGCAGACCGGTCAACGGTGTCAACGCCGCCTACGCCCGGCACAGGTCGTATCCCAGCCGGGAGGAGGCGACCGCGCGCTTCCGGCCGCTGCCGAAGCAGCCGACGGCGCAGCCGCGGCTGGTGCGGCACGTCGCCGAGCACAGCGTCACCGACACCGGGTCGGGCTGGACCTTCAAGTTCGACCTGCGGATGTTCGCCCGGGGGCAGGCGGACCGCCCCGACGACCTCGGCGCGGGAATGCCGCTGGTGCGCTGCCCGTTCGGGGTGGTCGTCGGTGAGCTGGGGGTTGTCCCCCCGGAGGAACGGGAGCGCCTGGCGGCGTTCACGAGGGGCGACGCGACCCGACCGCCCTCCTCCTACGTCGAGATCACCGGCGGCCACCATCACCTGATGTTCGACCGCCCACTCGAACTGGTCGGCGCCCTCAGGCGGCTGGTCGCGGCCGTCGACCCCGAGGCGGGGGAGTAG
- a CDS encoding sulfotransferase: MKQPPHILVVNGTKIRRPVFVLGAPHSGVGLVARALRRVPGFHIGGGHPSVLDAVHAVARQPSMVHTKESGTAVLLRDALAESWVLTPATCPRCRGVSVPIREAVEPCRHAAEAVRYGDAGPDLLYSATALARAFGDAAFVQVIRDGRDVVADMLDDEDQLAWFKPGMANLDEEFPHPFFGVETEEERENYPNLSLAGKCALRWRSAVRLSARLRAELSGEQLMTLRYEEIPGTEIETAKRLSEFVGARVSSVELVSTGDDGTGSWRSRLDSQQRADVLSTARPELSRLGYL; the protein is encoded by the coding sequence ATGAAACAGCCGCCGCACATCCTCGTGGTCAACGGGACGAAGATCCGCCGTCCCGTCTTCGTGCTGGGCGCACCGCACTCGGGAGTCGGTCTCGTCGCCCGCGCGCTGCGCCGCGTCCCCGGCTTCCACATCGGCGGCGGCCACCCGAGCGTGCTCGACGCAGTGCACGCCGTGGCCCGGCAGCCGTCGATGGTGCACACCAAGGAGTCGGGCACGGCGGTGCTGCTGCGCGACGCCCTCGCCGAGTCCTGGGTGCTCACCCCGGCCACCTGTCCGCGCTGCCGCGGGGTGTCGGTGCCGATCCGCGAGGCGGTGGAGCCGTGTCGGCACGCGGCCGAGGCCGTCCGCTACGGCGACGCCGGACCGGACCTGCTCTACAGCGCCACCGCGCTGGCGCGGGCCTTTGGTGACGCCGCGTTCGTCCAGGTCATCAGGGACGGTCGGGACGTGGTGGCGGACATGCTCGACGACGAGGACCAGCTCGCCTGGTTCAAGCCGGGGATGGCCAACCTGGACGAGGAGTTCCCCCACCCGTTCTTCGGGGTGGAGACGGAGGAGGAGCGGGAGAACTATCCGAACCTGTCGCTGGCGGGCAAGTGCGCGCTGCGGTGGCGCAGCGCGGTGCGGCTGTCGGCGCGGCTGCGCGCCGAGCTGTCGGGGGAGCAACTGATGACGCTGCGCTACGAGGAGATTCCCGGCACGGAGATCGAGACCGCGAAGCGGCTGTCGGAGTTCGTGGGCGCGCGCGTGTCGTCGGTGGAGCTGGTGAGTACGGGTGACGACGGGACCGGGTCGTGGCGGAGCAGGCTGGACTCCCAGCAGCGCGCCGACGTGCTGAGCACGGCGCGGCCGGAGCTGAGCAGGCTCGGGTATCTGTGA
- a CDS encoding SIR2 family NAD-dependent protein deacylase, whose protein sequence is MAATANITDVGAWLAECESATVLTGAGVSTASGIPDFRGPQGVWTKNPAAAAMFDIDIYRSDVNVRREVWRMRRDSPALTAEPNDAHRALVDLDRAGRLRAVITQNIDGLHQKAGMDPDHVIEVHGTIHQVECLACGRRTPTPEVLARLEEESDPHCRICGGIQKTATISFGQRLDPDVLDAAVAAAEDCDLFVAVGTSLSVHPVAGLVDVAGSHGARLVIINAEPTPYDDVADALIRDSVDTVLPELAKLALQPR, encoded by the coding sequence GTGGCCGCCACCGCGAACATCACCGACGTCGGAGCCTGGCTCGCCGAATGCGAGAGTGCGACGGTGCTGACCGGAGCGGGCGTCTCCACCGCGTCGGGCATCCCCGACTTCCGGGGGCCGCAGGGCGTGTGGACGAAGAATCCGGCGGCCGCCGCGATGTTCGACATCGACATCTACCGTTCCGACGTCAACGTGCGGCGCGAGGTGTGGCGGATGCGCCGCGACAGCCCCGCGCTCACCGCCGAACCCAACGACGCCCACCGGGCGCTGGTCGACCTGGACCGCGCGGGACGGCTGCGCGCCGTCATCACCCAGAACATCGACGGCCTGCACCAGAAGGCCGGAATGGACCCCGACCACGTCATCGAGGTGCACGGCACCATCCACCAGGTGGAGTGCCTGGCCTGCGGGCGGCGCACCCCCACCCCCGAGGTGCTGGCCCGCCTGGAGGAGGAGTCCGACCCGCACTGCCGGATCTGCGGCGGCATCCAGAAGACCGCCACCATCTCCTTCGGGCAGCGCCTCGACCCCGACGTCCTGGACGCCGCCGTCGCCGCCGCCGAGGACTGCGACCTGTTCGTGGCGGTCGGCACCTCGCTGTCGGTGCACCCGGTGGCGGGCCTCGTCGACGTGGCCGGATCGCACGGCGCGCGACTGGTGATCATCAACGCCGAACCCACCCCCTACGACGACGTCGCCGACGCGCTCATCCGCGACTCCGTCGACACCGTCCTGCCGGAACTGGCGAAGCTCGCGCTCCAGCCGCGCTGA
- a CDS encoding ATP-binding protein — translation MALREPVRYCDAIRLLGADDADVVDLIDRLVADEATDLLAARTDLVGFAHQALNRLDREAHLLSRVERTRHIAAAHSVVVVTAFFESLDDTELPFRLDNGLDDAAAGVADRKRLGEFVALLVASAPPLPRPQRSASDGRTRVRRFYLRRCKQLPSVLRGMPLWEDLDQSQRDAVIDRLGSALADRCVRRYEELRDKLAASFPEFGAWAALSVMRPRYASAPETPMGLSRLQHRLQSISTGRVPSAVRGALARSHQERLALPSGTQTGGTHVPPLSISYVNPDFRVAEITAQTRPHDPDWWHEHTGVRDDLAEFLLGHLTSPRALTHPLVVLGAAGSGKSALASVLAARLPESDFTAVRVSGRNLPADADAQALADRFDHALAASGGGNCDALPVLVLDGIEDLDTRSRASRSALLAGLERFQRERADGPDPVAIVLTCRDSTAARLRFPVGSVAVRLEEFTNTQIATWLSIWNRVNAGYFHHHGVASLDWESLEAHLPLARRPLPLLMMAVYDGVGNALRRLSAPLRETALYERWLRMLTDAADRADPAGTGRPAEAESDPAVRSGRIEQALLTASLLALSLFHRGGQVVDGATVAADRDELVRWPPNYARPLDPLRLACVRSTDALEGAPPSLAFTDPVLGDYLVARLIAEELAELAEARIRELRSIRPAPLDDSFLYALLSFTPLSVSGEVPRFLTERLRLLSAHVRDELRLALADLLREAGRHRREAHYGGYRPVDLGAAARDAAYTANLMLVLVAVHGGAVPLRELFGADAAARWRSLAHLWRSQLSPEQWTSLTDTLRVDDDGSGDLVVHPCDGAPPTDDPGAQTDLGEVARDAALLADGGTQRLLHALSPLVRLFGGDVTARDGGDVSDAHAVLALAFGSSETDDAELVACYERAFAMADALGSEERLRFIVFLLRQLRGHAHRLGARLAPLAARHVRPIGVARSARAAVRRLAEEHNEHVAAVRDVLAGRW, via the coding sequence GTGGCATTGCGCGAACCCGTCCGGTACTGCGACGCGATCCGACTCCTGGGTGCCGACGACGCGGACGTGGTCGACCTGATCGACCGTCTGGTCGCGGACGAGGCCACCGACCTGCTCGCCGCCCGCACCGACCTGGTGGGGTTCGCGCACCAGGCCCTCAACCGGCTGGACCGCGAGGCCCACCTGCTCAGCCGGGTGGAGCGCACCCGGCACATCGCCGCCGCGCACAGCGTTGTCGTGGTCACCGCGTTCTTCGAGTCCCTGGACGACACCGAACTGCCGTTCCGCCTCGACAACGGCCTCGACGACGCCGCCGCCGGGGTGGCCGACCGCAAACGGCTCGGCGAGTTCGTGGCGCTGCTGGTGGCCTCCGCGCCGCCGCTGCCCCGCCCGCAGCGCTCCGCCTCCGACGGGCGCACCCGCGTGCGCCGCTTCTACCTGCGCCGCTGCAAGCAGTTGCCGTCGGTGCTGCGCGGCATGCCGTTGTGGGAGGACCTGGACCAGTCCCAGCGCGACGCGGTCATCGACCGGCTCGGCTCGGCGCTGGCCGACCGCTGCGTGCGCCGCTACGAGGAACTGCGCGACAAGCTCGCCGCGAGCTTCCCGGAGTTCGGGGCGTGGGCGGCGCTGTCGGTGATGCGGCCCCGCTACGCGTCGGCGCCGGAGACCCCGATGGGGCTGTCCCGCCTCCAGCACCGCCTGCAGTCGATCAGCACCGGGCGGGTGCCCAGCGCGGTGCGGGGCGCGCTGGCCCGCTCCCACCAGGAGCGGCTGGCCCTGCCCTCGGGCACGCAGACCGGCGGCACCCACGTTCCGCCGCTGTCCATCTCCTACGTCAACCCGGACTTCCGGGTCGCCGAGATCACCGCGCAGACCCGGCCGCACGATCCGGACTGGTGGCACGAGCACACCGGCGTCCGCGACGACCTCGCCGAGTTCCTGCTCGGCCACCTCACCTCGCCGCGCGCCCTCACCCACCCCCTGGTGGTGCTGGGAGCCGCCGGATCGGGCAAGTCGGCGCTGGCGTCGGTGCTGGCCGCCCGGCTGCCGGAGAGCGACTTCACGGCGGTGCGGGTCAGCGGCCGCAACCTGCCCGCCGACGCCGACGCCCAGGCGCTGGCCGACCGGTTCGACCACGCGCTGGCGGCCTCCGGCGGCGGCAACTGCGACGCGCTGCCGGTGCTGGTCCTGGACGGGATCGAGGACCTGGACACCCGTTCGCGGGCGTCGCGCAGCGCGCTGCTGGCCGGGTTGGAACGCTTCCAGCGTGAGCGCGCCGACGGCCCCGACCCGGTCGCGATCGTGCTGACCTGCCGCGACTCCACCGCGGCCCGGCTGCGTTTTCCCGTCGGCAGTGTGGCGGTGCGCCTGGAGGAGTTCACCAACACCCAGATCGCGACGTGGCTGTCCATCTGGAACCGGGTCAACGCCGGATACTTCCACCACCACGGGGTGGCGTCACTGGACTGGGAGTCGCTGGAGGCGCACCTGCCGCTGGCGCGGCGCCCGCTGCCGCTGCTGATGATGGCGGTCTACGACGGCGTGGGCAACGCGCTGCGCCGCCTGAGCGCCCCGCTGCGCGAGACCGCGCTCTATGAGCGGTGGCTGCGCATGCTCACCGACGCCGCCGACCGGGCCGACCCGGCGGGCACCGGTCGGCCCGCCGAGGCCGAGAGCGACCCCGCGGTCCGTTCGGGGCGGATCGAGCAGGCGCTGCTGACCGCGTCCCTGCTGGCGCTGTCGCTGTTCCACCGCGGCGGCCAGGTGGTGGACGGCGCGACGGTGGCGGCCGACCGCGACGAGCTGGTGCGCTGGCCGCCGAACTACGCCCGGCCGCTGGATCCGCTGCGGCTGGCGTGCGTGCGCAGCACCGACGCGCTGGAGGGCGCGCCGCCCAGCCTGGCGTTCACCGACCCGGTGCTCGGCGACTACCTGGTGGCGCGGCTGATCGCCGAGGAGCTCGCGGAACTCGCCGAGGCGCGCATCCGGGAACTGCGGTCGATCCGCCCGGCGCCGCTGGACGACTCGTTTCTGTACGCGCTGCTGTCGTTCACCCCGCTGTCGGTCTCGGGCGAGGTGCCGAGGTTCCTCACCGAGCGGCTGCGGCTGCTGTCGGCCCACGTGCGCGACGAACTGCGGCTGGCGCTGGCCGACCTGCTGCGGGAGGCGGGGCGGCACCGGCGGGAGGCGCACTACGGCGGCTACCGTCCGGTGGACCTGGGGGCGGCGGCGCGCGACGCCGCCTACACCGCGAACCTGATGCTGGTGCTGGTGGCGGTGCACGGCGGCGCGGTGCCGCTGCGGGAGCTGTTCGGCGCGGACGCGGCGGCGCGGTGGCGGTCGCTGGCGCACCTGTGGCGGTCGCAGCTCTCGCCGGAGCAGTGGACGAGTCTCACCGACACGCTGCGGGTCGACGACGACGGCAGCGGAGACCTCGTGGTGCACCCGTGCGACGGCGCCCCGCCCACCGACGACCCTGGGGCGCAGACCGACCTGGGCGAGGTGGCGCGGGACGCGGCGCTGCTGGCCGACGGCGGCACGCAGCGACTGCTGCACGCGCTGTCCCCGCTGGTCCGGCTGTTCGGCGGCGACGTGACGGCGCGGGACGGCGGCGACGTCTCCGACGCCCACGCGGTGCTGGCGCTGGCGTTCGGCTCCTCCGAGACCGACGACGCGGAACTGGTGGCCTGCTACGAGCGGGCCTTCGCCATGGCCGACGCACTGGGGTCCGAGGAGCGGCTGCGGTTCATCGTGTTCCTGCTGCGGCAACTGCGCGGGCACGCGCACCGGCTCGGCGCGCGGCTGGCACCGCTGGCCGCCCGGCACGTGCGGCCCATCGGCGTGGCCAGGAGCGCGCGGGCCGCGGTGCGCCGCCTGGCCGAGGAGCACAACGAGCACGTGGCGGCGGTCCGCGACGTGCTGGCCGGACGCTGGTGA